A window of Hymenobacter siberiensis genomic DNA:
AGACGGTTCTGGGCCTTGGCGGGCAGGTCGCTCCAGCGAATTTCGGAGGTGATGCCGGCTTGCTCGGTCAGGTTGCGCCATAGGCGCTGCGGCAGGCCGAATTGCGGGTTGCTGGCTACTATTTTCCGGCCATTGTCCTGCCGGAACTGTTGCAGCCAGGGGCGCAGAGTTTCTTCGCTAAAGGCTGGTATCCAGTTGATAAGGGCGGTGCCCACGTAGCCAAGCTCGCTGAGGCGGCGCGCACCCCAAGCCGAGAGCTTGAGCACGGCCGGACCGCTCACGCCCCAGTGCGTGACCAGCAGTGGGCCTTCGTACTGGAGCTTTTCGCCGGCCAGCACCACGCGGGCTTGGGGCACGCTCACACCCATCAGCTCGCTCAGGGGCGAATTGGGCACGTTGAAGGTGAATAGCGAGGGCACCGGCGCGGCAATGTGATGGCCGAGGGCGCGCAGCCAGTCGTAGTTAGCCGATTTGGGGTTGCCCCCGGTGGCGATGAGCAGCTGCGAAACCTGCAACGATGCGCCCAGCTGCGCAGTACCCGAACCGCTGATTTTCAGGTTGAAACCACCCTGCGCCAAGGGCAGTATTTCATCGACGCTGGCATTGGTCACGATGCGGACGCCGGCCTGGCGGGCAGCCTCCTCCAGGGCGCGGGCAATGGTTTCGCTCGAATCGGTGGTGGGGAACATGCGGCCGTCGGCTTCCGTTTTCAGCGCCACGCCGCGTTTGGCAAACCAGGCGATGGTTTCGGCCACGCCAAATTGCTGAAAGGCAGCCTTGAGCTGTCTGCTGCCGCGCGGGTAGTGCGCCACCAGCTGCGCGGGCGTGTCGCAGGCGTGGGTCACGTTGCAGCGGCCACCGCCCGAAACACGCACTTTGGCGAGGAGCTTCCCCGTCTTTTCCAATAAAATGACAGCTATGTCAGGGTTGGCTTCGGCGCAGGCAATGGCACCAAAAAAGCCGGCCGCTCCGCCGCCGAGTACGGCCACGAGGGGTTGGGCAGCATCTTTTTTCACGGGACAAAGGTACGGCCGGCGTGTAGCATTAAGCGTTAGCTTGTGCTACACGCCGGAACGTCCACCGCCGCACAAGCTAATGCTATACCAAATCTAGCAGTACGCCAGCGCCGCCAGCACATCATCGTGCTTGAACTGGTAGGGCACGATGCTGCGCACCAGACTGCTGTCAATGGTTTTGCCGCTCACGCCCTGCTCGTCCTTGAAGGTTGGTGCGGCCAGGTTAAGAAACTGTGCGGCAGCGGGGTAGAAGTCGCGCCGGCGCGGGTGCTGGTCGGCGCACACGTTGAAGGTGTGGCCCCAGGTCCCACGCTCGATGATGCAGGACAGCACGCCCACTACATCAGTCAGGTGCACGAGGTTGACGGGCGCATTGCCTTGTTCGAGGTCCTGGCGGCCCGCCAGGAAGCGGCCGGGGGCACGCTCCGGACCAATAAGGCCACCCAGCCGCACCACGGTGCTTTTCCACTGGCTGTAGCGCGGCACGAAATGACCTTCGGCCCGCAACACATCCGAAGCCGCGTCGCGAGTGCTGATGGCATCGGCTTCGCGCATGAGGCGGGGCTCGTTTGGATACACGCCCGTCGAGCTTACAAATAATACGTGCGGCGTGCCGGCGGCGGCCACGGCTCGGTGAATGGGTCGTAGTAGGGTGGGGTAGGCCCCGGCAGCGGCGGCGCGGGGCGGCACGTTCAGCACCAGCACATCGGCAGCGCTGAGCAGGCGGTGCAGGAGGGCTTCGGTTGGCGCGCCAAAATCAGACCCAAGCCGCAGCAAATGGCCTTCTATGCCGGCGGCAGCCATCAGCGGCAGGGTGTCGGGGGTGGTGGTGGTGCCAAGCACGGGGTGGCCCGAGGTCGCCAGCTGCCGGGCCAGGGCCATGCCCAGCCAGCCGCAGCCCAGCACTAATACTGTAGGGAGCCCCGCTCCCGAAGCCGGGCTAGTGGAGCCCCAGGAATTGGAACTAGTCATGCAGTGTCAGTGCCTTTTAATGCCTTCAAGCTGCGAAGGTGGGAAAAAAATGCGAAACACTATATTCGGCAATGAAAATAAATATTCTGGCTCCTGAGCCGAGCTTGGTTAATATTCGCACCAGCAGCTTAGTACCTTCGGGCGGCGGACCGACCCGCATTCCCACTCTTATTGACTTTCACTCGAATGGATGCACCCTACACCCAGCCCATGCTGCGCGATAACGCCCTGGCTGGCAAAACCATCATCGTAACTGGCGGCGGCACTGGCCTGGGCCGGGCCATGACCACCTATTTCCTCCAGCTGGGGGCCAACGTCACCATTACCAGCCGCAAGCTGGACGTGCTGGAAAAAACGGCCGACGAGCTTCGCCAGCAAACCGGGGGCAAGGTGCTGGCCATTGCCTGCGACGTGCGCAAGTACGACGAAGTGGAAGCCATGCTGGCGCGTACCATTCAGGAATTTGGCGGTGTAGATGTGCTGCTGAACAACGCGGCTGGCAATTTCATCAGCCCCACCGAGCGCCTGAGCCACAAGGCGTTCGATGTGATTGTGGACATTGTGCTGCGCGGCTCCTACAACTGCACGCTGGCCGTGGGCAAGCGTTGGATTGCTGATAAGAAGCCCGGCACCATCCTCAATATCGTGACTACCTATGCCTCGGTAGGTTCGGCCTTTGTGGTGCCCTCGGCTACGGCCAAGGCCGGCGTGCTGGCCATGACGCGCTCATTAGCAGTCGAATGGGCCAAGTACGGCATTCGCTCCAACGCCATTGCGCCCGGCCCATTCCCGACGGAGGGTGCCTGGAGCCGCCTTTTCCCCGAGCCGCTGGCCAGTAAGCTGGACCCTGCCGCCAGCGTACCGCTCAAGCGCGTGGGCCAGTACCAGGAGCTGGCCAACCTGGCGGCCTACTTAGTGTCGGATTTCTCGGCCTATGTGAATGGCGAAGTGGTGACCATCGACGGCGGCGAGTGGCTGAACGGTGCGGGCGAATTCAATAAGCTCGAAATGCTGACGCCCGATATGTGGGATACCATCGAAAAAACCATGCGCCGCTAAATCACGGATTACGCGGATTTCAGCGGATTTCACGAATTTTGTGGACGTACTCATAGTTCGTTATAGGCTGGCATAATTGGCTGGCATAAAAGGGAAAAGGCTTGCCTACTGGCAAGCCTTTTCCCTTTTCCTTAAGAATCCAACGCCGTCCACAAAATTTGTGAAATCCGCTAAAATCCGTGCTCATCCGTGGTCTATAGTTTGTAGCCTTTGTAATCTTTGCTGAATTCATCCAGTGGAATGGGCTGATTGGGGATTACATCGGAGAATTCAAACTTCTCAAACAAGCCTTTTTCGTCATTCACCTGCACCATGGTGGGGAGGAACGTTTTAGGGTCGACGCAGAGCGTGGTGCGGCGGCCGTAGGAATTAGGCACTTGCAGCACTTTGCCTTCGGGGATTTTATCGCCGATGCTCAGGCCGTTGCGCTCGATGACGCGGAACTCGCCGCAGCTAAACCGCTCGGCGACAGTGCCAATGGTTTCGTTCTTGCCGGCTTTGTAGCTCACATAACGGTATTGCGGGTAGTCGGAGCGAAGCACGTGGTTGGTACGGCCCTGCAGCGTAGTGTCGCCTACGTAGCGGAACGAGCGGCTGTAGGAATTATCCTGGCGCAGGGCGGTGGAGCGCAGCAAGTCCGAAATAGTGCCGAAACCAGCCTGCAATGCCGTGTGGTGCTGGGCACCGCGCATGAGCTTGCCATTGGGGTCCAGGCTGAGGGTGACGTAGGGGAAAGATGCCGGGTTTACCCAGGCATCGCCCCCGTTCTGGCCCGCCAGCCAAAGCACTTCGACACCCTTTTGATTTTTAATGTAAATGCGCAAGGGGTTGTAAGTCAGCTTCATGATGCTGCGCGCCTGGTGGATGCTGCCGTCTATGCGCTCCTGCGCCTTCACGGTGCAGCGCAGGTATTTCAGGCTTTCGATGGCCGAGTTCATGCGCGTGGCAAGCTGCTCCGTAGTGATGGCGGGCGCGTCGGTGGGAGCGGTGGCGGCCAT
This region includes:
- a CDS encoding DUF1571 domain-containing protein, which codes for MPAFSITASTALRFAIPGGLLALMAATAPTDAPAITTEQLATRMNSAIESLKYLRCTVKAQERIDGSIHQARSIMKLTYNPLRIYIKNQKGVEVLWLAGQNGGDAWVNPASFPYVTLSLDPNGKLMRGAQHHTALQAGFGTISDLLRSTALRQDNSYSRSFRYVGDTTLQGRTNHVLRSDYPQYRYVSYKAGKNETIGTVAERFSCGEFRVIERNGLSIGDKIPEGKVLQVPNSYGRRTTLCVDPKTFLPTMVQVNDEKGLFEKFEFSDVIPNQPIPLDEFSKDYKGYKL
- a CDS encoding Rossmann-fold NAD(P)-binding domain-containing protein produces the protein MTSSNSWGSTSPASGAGLPTVLVLGCGWLGMALARQLATSGHPVLGTTTTPDTLPLMAAAGIEGHLLRLGSDFGAPTEALLHRLLSAADVLVLNVPPRAAAAGAYPTLLRPIHRAVAAAGTPHVLFVSSTGVYPNEPRLMREADAISTRDAASDVLRAEGHFVPRYSQWKSTVVRLGGLIGPERAPGRFLAGRQDLEQGNAPVNLVHLTDVVGVLSCIIERGTWGHTFNVCADQHPRRRDFYPAAAQFLNLAAPTFKDEQGVSGKTIDSSLVRSIVPYQFKHDDVLAALAYC
- a CDS encoding BaiN/RdsA family NAD(P)/FAD-dependent oxidoreductase, yielding MKKDAAQPLVAVLGGGAAGFFGAIACAEANPDIAVILLEKTGKLLAKVRVSGGGRCNVTHACDTPAQLVAHYPRGSRQLKAAFQQFGVAETIAWFAKRGVALKTEADGRMFPTTDSSETIARALEEAARQAGVRIVTNASVDEILPLAQGGFNLKISGSGTAQLGASLQVSQLLIATGGNPKSANYDWLRALGHHIAAPVPSLFTFNVPNSPLSELMGVSVPQARVVLAGEKLQYEGPLLVTHWGVSGPAVLKLSAWGARRLSELGYVGTALINWIPAFSEETLRPWLQQFRQDNGRKIVASNPQFGLPQRLWRNLTEQAGITSEIRWSDLPAKAQNRLLELLLRMPLAVRGKTTYKEEFVTCGGIVLDEVDLKTMQSRRVPGLYFAGEVLDIDGITGGFNFQAAWTTGFLAGRAMAKPLAVVV
- a CDS encoding SDR family oxidoreductase yields the protein MLRDNALAGKTIIVTGGGTGLGRAMTTYFLQLGANVTITSRKLDVLEKTADELRQQTGGKVLAIACDVRKYDEVEAMLARTIQEFGGVDVLLNNAAGNFISPTERLSHKAFDVIVDIVLRGSYNCTLAVGKRWIADKKPGTILNIVTTYASVGSAFVVPSATAKAGVLAMTRSLAVEWAKYGIRSNAIAPGPFPTEGAWSRLFPEPLASKLDPAASVPLKRVGQYQELANLAAYLVSDFSAYVNGEVVTIDGGEWLNGAGEFNKLEMLTPDMWDTIEKTMRR